In Mycobacterium sp. Aquia_216, a genomic segment contains:
- a CDS encoding anti-sigma regulatory factor has protein sequence MACDIVVDINNPDDIVDARKAGHQLALDLGFTLTDVTMIATAISEIARNITSYAGRGVVRVMVAERENRQALVVRAEDDGPGIADIERAMEDGYSTGRGLGMGLPGARRLMDRLIVESALGKGTVIEMWKWVPGRA, from the coding sequence GTGGCGTGTGACATCGTCGTCGACATCAACAACCCCGACGACATCGTCGACGCCCGCAAAGCAGGACACCAGCTCGCGCTAGACCTCGGCTTCACGCTTACCGACGTCACCATGATCGCCACCGCCATCTCCGAAATCGCACGAAATATCACCAGCTACGCGGGTCGCGGCGTCGTACGGGTCATGGTGGCCGAGCGCGAGAACCGCCAGGCGTTGGTGGTTCGCGCCGAGGACGACGGTCCGGGCATCGCCGACATCGAGCGGGCGATGGAGGACGGGTACTCGACCGGTCGCGGGTTGGGCATGGGCTTGCCGGGGGCGCGCCGTTTGATGGACCGACTGATCGTGGAATCCGCACTCGGCAAGGGGACGGTCATCGAGATGTGGAAGTGGGTTCCCGGCCGTGCGTGA
- a CDS encoding SpoIIE family protein phosphatase, whose product MRENGRLGPIEWANVGRPLPGENTSGDRKIATGIDDGAALFGVIDGLGHGPDAAAAATRAVDALQRSAGERLEVLVQLCHRVLDGTRGVAMTLARVDFAANTLTWTGVGNVSAHLVSKDVTGVHIRSSARLAAGIVGYRIPEIRPAQVVSLRVGDLIVLASDGIAEDHLDHIDFAASATVIADHILTKHAKETDDAMVLAARHRGTST is encoded by the coding sequence GTGCGTGAAAACGGACGACTAGGACCGATCGAGTGGGCGAACGTGGGGCGCCCACTACCCGGCGAGAACACCAGCGGCGACCGCAAGATCGCGACCGGTATCGACGACGGTGCCGCGCTGTTCGGTGTAATCGACGGCCTCGGTCACGGTCCTGACGCCGCGGCCGCCGCGACGCGCGCCGTCGATGCGTTGCAGCGGTCCGCGGGCGAGCGGCTGGAAGTCCTGGTGCAGCTCTGTCATCGCGTGTTGGACGGAACCAGAGGAGTCGCGATGACCTTGGCGCGGGTGGATTTCGCGGCCAATACACTCACCTGGACCGGGGTCGGAAACGTCAGCGCCCACCTCGTCTCCAAGGATGTGACCGGCGTCCACATTCGATCCAGTGCGCGCCTCGCCGCCGGCATCGTCGGCTATCGAATCCCGGAAATCCGGCCTGCCCAGGTGGTTTCGCTGCGGGTCGGCGACTTGATCGTCCTAGCCAGCGACGGTATCGCCGAGGATCATCTGGACCACATCGACTTCGCCGCTTCCGCCACGGTGATCGCCGACCACATTCTGACTAAACACGCAAAGGAAACCGACGACGCCATGGTGCTCGCCGCACGTCACCGGGGAACCTCGACATGA
- a CDS encoding SpoIIE family protein phosphatase, producing MTTAEEFHTQYLAALRTYLDASDDDILTVAHELGRRALQEQISMLDIIENHVRLVLELSRDIQIDAPVALEFLLQTLAPLDVATRGFLDGTKRYAEQRARADGLADRDKFRTALVNSLQEGFFVADQEGSIIEMNNAFIEILGYPAEGLPYRWPHPWLVDKKTAREHQSRVRSEGGTQYETPIRHRDGHLAWVMVSINAVKETDTDQSVFVGTIRDVTAERAFAARESAVLRLATAVAIAKSVAELLAITLDECRTAIGVQRVIAVTWPSGDGEPSVQVAGEPAETTWRGMDPWLRDVFQDARQQLPLTAKTIERPNKPGKTQGLVAVLSGSGDLALWLELGAPRWISAEDRLLLTVLIGHLSLAMQHVRQFESARETSLTLQRAMLPPVEPPPGFAMRYEPAVPPLEIGGDWHDVLPIGDHRIGIVVGDCVGRGLPAAAIMGQLRSSARALLINGAQPALLLEQLDLAASLIPNAYCTTVFLAILDTESGVLEYSNAGHMPAVVAGPSGTTVLTDARSVPLAVLRDEPRPQVSRRLPSGSTLMVFTDGLVERKHESLDDGIIRAADVLVETMALPLDAVADAVLRELAPATGYDDDVAMVIYRHQQAPLRIETNSIADELASIRHRLADWLRAADVPRELVDDIVLVVNEACTNCVEHAYRGHGIGITLLEVKTVDGEVRARITDHGSWKPPAINPGNSGRGLILMRAISDTMEIDSTPTGTTVDITFLLPTGSAGVDHWSGGR from the coding sequence ATGACCACTGCAGAGGAGTTCCACACTCAATATCTCGCCGCGCTGCGAACCTATTTGGACGCGAGCGACGATGACATCCTGACCGTCGCCCACGAGCTCGGCCGCCGGGCATTGCAAGAACAAATCAGCATGCTCGACATCATCGAGAACCACGTCCGGCTAGTCCTCGAACTGTCAAGGGACATCCAAATCGACGCACCGGTCGCACTGGAATTCCTGTTACAGACGCTGGCACCGCTCGACGTCGCGACTCGGGGCTTCCTTGACGGCACCAAGCGCTACGCCGAACAACGTGCCCGCGCCGATGGGCTTGCCGACCGCGACAAATTCCGCACGGCCCTGGTGAATTCGTTGCAAGAGGGTTTCTTCGTCGCGGATCAGGAAGGCTCCATCATCGAGATGAACAACGCCTTCATCGAGATTCTCGGCTATCCGGCCGAGGGCTTGCCCTACCGGTGGCCGCATCCATGGCTGGTCGACAAGAAGACCGCGCGAGAACACCAATCCCGCGTCCGGAGCGAGGGCGGCACCCAGTACGAGACTCCGATTCGACATCGAGACGGGCATCTTGCCTGGGTGATGGTGAGCATTAACGCCGTCAAGGAAACCGACACCGACCAATCGGTTTTCGTGGGGACGATTCGCGACGTCACCGCGGAACGGGCATTCGCCGCGCGAGAGAGCGCGGTCCTGCGCCTGGCCACCGCGGTGGCGATAGCCAAAAGCGTTGCAGAGCTGTTGGCGATCACCCTCGACGAATGCCGTACGGCGATTGGCGTACAGCGCGTGATCGCCGTGACCTGGCCGTCCGGCGACGGCGAGCCTTCCGTTCAGGTGGCAGGCGAGCCCGCCGAAACAACTTGGCGCGGAATGGATCCCTGGTTGCGCGACGTATTTCAGGACGCGCGCCAACAGCTGCCGCTGACCGCCAAAACCATCGAACGGCCGAACAAGCCCGGCAAGACGCAGGGATTGGTCGCGGTGTTGTCCGGCAGCGGAGACCTCGCCTTGTGGCTGGAGCTCGGTGCACCGCGCTGGATCAGCGCAGAGGATCGACTCTTGCTCACGGTGCTGATCGGTCACCTCAGTCTGGCCATGCAGCATGTCCGGCAGTTCGAGAGCGCCCGCGAGACGTCGCTGACATTGCAACGCGCGATGCTCCCACCGGTGGAGCCGCCGCCGGGCTTCGCGATGCGCTACGAACCCGCCGTCCCGCCGTTGGAAATCGGGGGCGACTGGCATGACGTGCTGCCGATCGGCGATCACCGCATCGGCATCGTCGTCGGCGACTGCGTGGGTCGGGGGCTTCCGGCCGCCGCGATCATGGGTCAGTTGCGCAGCTCGGCGCGGGCCCTGCTGATCAACGGTGCCCAACCCGCGCTGCTGCTCGAGCAACTCGACCTGGCGGCATCGCTCATTCCGAATGCCTACTGCACCACCGTTTTTCTGGCGATCCTGGATACCGAATCGGGCGTCTTGGAGTACAGCAACGCCGGTCACATGCCGGCGGTTGTCGCCGGACCGTCGGGCACCACGGTCTTGACGGATGCCCGGTCGGTGCCGCTCGCGGTCCTGCGCGACGAACCTCGCCCGCAGGTTTCCCGGCGACTGCCGTCCGGTTCGACGCTTATGGTGTTCACCGACGGCCTAGTCGAACGCAAGCACGAGTCACTTGACGACGGAATCATTCGCGCAGCAGATGTTTTGGTGGAGACGATGGCGTTGCCACTGGATGCCGTCGCGGATGCGGTGCTTCGTGAGCTGGCTCCGGCAACGGGATACGATGACGATGTGGCGATGGTGATATACCGACACCAGCAGGCGCCGCTGCGGATCGAAACAAACTCCATCGCAGACGAATTGGCCAGTATTCGGCATCGCCTGGCCGATTGGCTCAGAGCCGCTGACGTCCCGCGGGAACTGGTCGACGACATCGTGCTGGTGGTCAACGAAGCGTGCACCAACTGCGTCGAGCACGCGTACCGCGGGCACGGCATCGGGATTACCCTGCTCGAAGTGAAAACCGTAGACGGCGAAGTCCGCGCCCGCATCACCGACCACGGTTCCTGGAAACCGCCGGCGATCAACCCGGGCAACAGCGGACGGGGCCTCATCCTGATGAGGGCCATCAGCGACACGATGGAAATCGACAGCACCCCCACCGGAACCACGGTCGACATCACGTTCCTGCTCCCGACAGGGTCTGCGGGGGTCGATCACTGGTCCGGCGGCCGCTAG
- a CDS encoding iron-containing redox enzyme family protein gives MTRASTTLEPALPAAHGPLSTAVQLALAGPPSGDHLARVSASVRDSDPYGLDLQLALCMCYELHYRGFAGVDPAWEWNPDLLHLRAELERAFLAGVRRDVGPIEPNRTSAVEMEAISVEPVDGTGPSYYLRDTGTWEQMREYFVHRSMYHLKEGDPHAWAIPRLTGGAKAAFVAIEFDEYGAGQRQRAHQQLFADLLTAADLDETYLGYLDAVPAEALAVVNLMSLFGLHRRLRGAAIGHFAATEITSSPGSRRIAEALERMGAPRACGAFYREHVEADAVHEQVVRLDVVGDLVAHDPQLDHDVIFGMRALTVVEDRLADKMLTSWKQDHSSLRRPLN, from the coding sequence GTGACCCGTGCGTCTACCACGCTCGAACCCGCCTTACCGGCTGCACACGGCCCGCTGTCCACGGCTGTGCAACTCGCGCTGGCCGGACCTCCGTCCGGAGATCATCTCGCGCGGGTCAGCGCATCCGTGCGCGATTCGGATCCCTATGGCCTCGACCTGCAACTGGCCTTGTGCATGTGTTACGAGCTGCACTACCGGGGTTTTGCCGGCGTCGACCCGGCCTGGGAGTGGAACCCCGACCTGCTGCACCTGCGCGCCGAACTCGAGCGTGCCTTTCTCGCCGGTGTGCGCCGCGACGTCGGTCCCATCGAACCCAACCGCACCTCGGCTGTGGAGATGGAAGCGATTTCCGTCGAACCCGTTGACGGCACCGGCCCCTCCTACTACCTGCGCGACACCGGGACGTGGGAGCAGATGCGCGAATACTTCGTGCATCGATCGATGTATCACCTCAAAGAGGGCGATCCGCACGCCTGGGCGATTCCCCGGCTGACGGGCGGCGCCAAGGCGGCATTCGTGGCCATCGAATTCGACGAGTACGGCGCCGGGCAGCGTCAGCGGGCACACCAGCAGCTGTTCGCGGATCTGTTGACGGCGGCCGATCTGGACGAAACCTATCTGGGCTACCTCGACGCCGTCCCCGCCGAAGCGCTTGCCGTGGTGAACTTGATGTCGCTGTTCGGTTTGCACCGCCGGCTGCGTGGTGCGGCCATCGGGCATTTCGCCGCCACGGAGATCACGTCGTCGCCCGGCTCCCGACGAATTGCCGAAGCCCTGGAACGGATGGGCGCACCGCGGGCTTGCGGCGCGTTCTACCGCGAACATGTCGAGGCCGACGCCGTGCACGAACAGGTGGTACGCCTCGATGTGGTCGGCGATCTCGTCGCACACGATCCCCAGCTGGACCACGACGTCATTTTCGGGATGCGCGCATTGACGGTGGTCGAAGATCGCCTGGCGGACAAGATGCTGACATCCTGGAAACAGGATCACTCGTCGCTGCGGCGACCGCTCAATTAG
- a CDS encoding CDGSH iron-sulfur domain-containing protein: MSGTRVRVVPKGPILVQGPVRIEVDDGAVVESDRFMVAICTCGRSREFPLCDTSHRRCRQVEGVGAKPN, encoded by the coding sequence ATGAGCGGGACGCGGGTGCGCGTGGTGCCCAAAGGCCCGATCCTGGTGCAGGGGCCAGTGCGCATTGAAGTCGATGACGGCGCCGTCGTCGAATCCGACCGATTCATGGTGGCCATCTGCACCTGCGGGCGGAGCAGGGAATTTCCGTTGTGCGACACCAGCCACCGGCGCTGCCGGCAGGTCGAAGGCGTTGGCGCAAAGCCTAATTGA
- a CDS encoding HemK2/MTQ2 family protein methyltransferase, with protein MTSTYPLTPDLLAVPAVYQPQDDSRLLVSAMQYSGLIPGRRVLDLCTGSGFAAIAAAEMGCASVTAFDICPHAVHSAEGNAIIAGVDIDVRQGSLIAALGCAPFEVVVANPPYVPTPPEDDIDIVTPGIGPSWAWNAGSDGRLVLDPLCASASNLLCDGGSLLLAQSALASVHRSLDCLRSTGLDAEVVACQRIPFGPVLMQRAGWLEEIGLVRRGCREEDLVVIRADKL; from the coding sequence TTGACCAGCACGTATCCCCTCACTCCTGACCTTTTGGCGGTGCCTGCGGTGTATCAGCCTCAAGACGACTCTCGATTGCTGGTTAGCGCAATGCAATACAGCGGATTGATCCCCGGTCGCCGAGTCCTAGATCTGTGTACGGGAAGCGGATTTGCCGCGATCGCCGCGGCCGAAATGGGTTGTGCCAGTGTCACGGCATTCGACATCTGCCCGCATGCGGTGCATTCGGCCGAAGGCAACGCGATTATCGCGGGAGTCGACATCGACGTTCGGCAAGGCTCACTGATCGCCGCCCTGGGGTGCGCGCCGTTCGAGGTGGTGGTGGCCAACCCGCCTTACGTGCCGACTCCGCCGGAGGACGACATCGACATCGTCACGCCGGGTATCGGCCCGTCGTGGGCATGGAATGCCGGTTCCGACGGGCGGCTGGTGCTGGACCCGCTCTGCGCGTCGGCGTCAAACCTATTGTGCGACGGCGGTTCCCTACTGCTAGCGCAGTCGGCTCTGGCTAGTGTGCACCGTTCGCTGGACTGCTTGCGATCGACCGGATTGGACGCCGAAGTGGTTGCCTGCCAAAGAATTCCATTTGGCCCCGTGCTGATGCAGCGGGCCGGCTGGCTGGAGGAGATTGGCCTGGTGCGGCGCGGCTGCCGGGAAGAGGATCTGGTGGTGATCCGGGCGGACAAGCTATGA